The Microbacterium natoriense genomic interval TCTGGCACACCCACCCGGACACCGATGAACTGTTCATGGTGATGAGCGGGCGGCTGACGATTCAGCTTCGCGACCGGGACGTCGTGCTGAATCCGCACGACGTGTTCGTCGTGCCGCGCGGCGTCGAGCACTGCCCCAAGGCAGACGGAGACGTCGAGGCGGTCCTGTTCGAGCCCCAGGGCACGGTCAACACCGGCGACGCAGGCGGCGACCGGACGTCGGAGCTGCGGGAGATCGGGTAACCGCCGACCGCGCCCTGCGACGACGCCTTCTCCACCGCCGGCTCGCGTGGGGTGTCGGAGGCCCTGCATAGCGTGAACCTGGTGAACGAGCGTCTTCCCGGACCGTGCAACCTCTGCGGCCAGCCGCACGGCACCCGCGTAGAGGATGCCTGGGTGTGCTCGGCCTGCGGCTGGCGGTACGGCGACGCCCCTGACTTCGAACTCCCGCGGCCGGTCATCGAGGTCGTGTACTACCTGCGCTACGACCGCCGCGTGAAGATCGGGACGAGTCGTCGCCCACGGCAGCGCCTGGCCAGCATCCGCCATGACGAGCTGCTCGCCTTCGAACGCGGCGGACGCGGCATCGAACAGCAGCGCCACCGCGAGTTCGCCGCCCTGCGTGAAGGAGGCGAATGGTTCACGCTCGCAGACGATCTGCGAGCCCACATAGTCGGCCTCCGCGCGCAGGGTGACCCCTGGCTTCTCTACGCGAGGTGGCTCAGCGACGCTCTGCGCGGTTGACCGCCGAGCGAGTGCATAGTCGGGCATGAACGCGAGGTCGTAGGGTGAAACCCGTGACTCATCGGCCCACGACCTCGAGATCGATCGCGATCGCACGGGTCGCCCTCGGTACCGCGGTGATCGGCATCCTGTTCTACACCTACGTGATCGGGATTCCCGCGCAGGGCGCGAGTCCCCTCGACTACTTCGGCTACTTCACGAATCTCACGAGTCTGCTGACGGGCGTCCTCCTGATCACCACAGGCGCTCAGGCCCTCGGCAACCGAGAGACACCTACCGCGATGCACGCGGCCCGTGGCATCGCAGTGGCCTGCATGATCATCGTGGCCGCCATCTACAACCTCGTGGTCCCTGGAACGGGTTCCGCGCCCGTGTGGGTC includes:
- a CDS encoding cupin domain-containing protein; translation: MTDDVRNVDEALSTISDPWQPHRLVSINDYDVKVVKLRGEFVWHTHPDTDELFMVMSGRLTIQLRDRDVVLNPHDVFVVPRGVEHCPKADGDVEAVLFEPQGTVNTGDAGGDRTSELREIG
- a CDS encoding GIY-YIG nuclease family protein, with product MNERLPGPCNLCGQPHGTRVEDAWVCSACGWRYGDAPDFELPRPVIEVVYYLRYDRRVKIGTSRRPRQRLASIRHDELLAFERGGRGIEQQRHREFAALREGGEWFTLADDLRAHIVGLRAQGDPWLLYARWLSDALRG
- a CDS encoding Pr6Pr family membrane protein, which produces MTHRPTTSRSIAIARVALGTAVIGILFYTYVIGIPAQGASPLDYFGYFTNLTSLLTGVLLITTGAQALGNRETPTAMHAARGIAVACMIIVAAIYNLVVPGTGSAPVWVSATLHLVLPVLLVLDWALIADRPPLPWRWIWLVLPYPLLWLTVTLLRGATDGWVPYGFLLPDRGPAQLSMTVLALLVALLLAAVLTWTLSRLPARR